GCCACAAATGGGAAGACTGGAAAATAATGAGTTAATTTGGCAGAGAGGAAGATGCAAGCTAGCATTTCTTCAAAGCTTCTACATTTTGCCTCATTGTCCCTCTACTATGAATTGTCCTAAGTCTTAAGAAATCTCCCAGGggtttgttttctaaattaacCCCAACAGTAacttaaaaaacaccaaaatccTGCTTGAATCTTTCATACCTCACCTCTGAAATTAAGATCCATGTAGAGTTCCACAAAGCAGCTGGCTGCCAAGGAGGATATCGAGTTATCtctaagggggcacctgggggggctcagtcagttcagcatctgccttcagctcaggtcatgctctcagggtcctgggatggagcctgctatctggctccctgctcagtgaggagtctgcttctccctctgcccccatgcccactgccctcccctccgcccccagcCACTTGTGCCCACACACTGTCTTGTGctctgtaaagaaaataaaatcttcttatatatatatatatatatttttttttatttatttattcatgagagacacagagggagagaggcagagggagaagcaggctccctcccaggagcccaatatgagactggatcccgggaatccgggatcaggctctgagccaaaggcagatgctcaaccgctgagccacccaggtgccccagtaaataaaatcttaaaaaaaaaaaagaaaaaagctaggTGTATTTGAGGAGACAATTCCTTGATGGAGGGAACTAAAAGCCTGGGAATATTTTCAGAGTCAGTAAACAAGTATAAACGCCTTtgtagggatctctgggtggcgcagcggtttagcgcctgcctttggcccagggcgcgatcctggagacccgggatcgagtcccgcgtcgggctcccggtgcatggggcctgcttctccctctgcctgtgtctctgcctctctctctctctgtgtgactatcataaataaatttaaaaaaaaaaaaaaaaggcctttgtATTCACAACAGTTCTACTCGTAACACAGTATACATACATGGATATCCACCACTAATCCCTATCAGATTTCAAGCTGGAAGAGGGCTTAGAAACGAGAAAAATGAGACCAAACTGGGTAAACGACTTTCTTAAAATTACGCAGAGGGGAAACTGCTGGTCTCCTGACTTCACTGCATTCCCTCTACAGTATAGCTGCTATTATTTTTCAAGCAACTCCTCCAGTTGAGTCAAATGTCATTTCAAGGGGCAAGAAATCATCTAAGTGACACAGGGGTATTCTCCAGGGCACGCTTACACTTGCAGGAGTCTCAACCATCCATCCCGTTCCCCAACACCCTGTTGCACACAGCACTACTGCTACAGCAAAAGCGACCCAAGCGGTCTTGTACCCCTTGGGTCCTCTCCCCTCTCATCTtctctttttgtctgtttctttttgtttttaagcccctaccttccccccccccccacaacatacaaaacaaaaactcgTTCAAATCATTTTAATAACCTCGATCTGACCCAAAATGCGAAACGATTCTAATTAGGTCCCTTAAGAGGGACGCTACCATCACTGCTTCACAGGAGCAGGCTCGAAGGCAACGAGGACAGCGGGTTCCCAAGCGCAGGGGTGCGGAGAGTCTGAAGGGCCTCTGGTTTCGGAGGGTCCCTGAGGGACAGCAGGAGACGCGAGAGCTGAGGGACCTCAGAGCACAGGGCGCGGCTGCTGGGTCATCAGCACCTTGAAGCGTTTCTTGACGGTGACTCGGTGGCGCGAGTACTTGTCATCTGGGGAGAAGCGAGCGGGGTGCGCGGAGCAGGTCTGCTGTCCCATGGGGTCAAGCTTCTGCccgaaggagaaagaaaatgtcaggACGGGAATGGCGGGAAACCTCCCTCCCGAGCGCCGACAGGGAGGCGGAGGCCGGGCACAGGCAGGCGGCGCACGACAAGGTGAACAAGCAGGCGGGAGGCGGGCGCCCGCAGCGGCCGCCCCACGCTCCTCCGCCGCTCGGGCTTTCGGGCTTtccgggcccctcccccaccccggcaACCGGGGGCgtccccgccgcccctccccgctgccGGTCGGCATGGCTGTTTGCCACCTGCCTTCTTGTCTCACCTTAAGCGTATAGACCCGCTGCCCCTGCTCGTCGAGGTAGTACTGGAGGAACATGGGCACGCGGCACGCACAACGCCCCACGCGGTCCGCAGCCCTCGCGGAGACGGTGTCACGTGCCTGCCGAGCTCCTTCCGGCGCGGCCGGTAGTGTCTCTCGGGGCATGCCGGGAAGTGTAGTCCACTGCGGCCTTTCTCCCGCTGACCGGGAGGGGGCGAGTTAGTGCGGGATTTGGCCCAGTTGCAACCCAGTTGCAATCTCGCAGGCGTCGGCTTCCAAGTTGTTGCAATTTTGCGGGCGTTGCGGGGCACGTGGAGTGTGCCCACTGTGTGCAGGACGCTGCTAGGCGCTGGAGGGGGGTGGGAACGAATATGGCTTGAACTTCGATGCAGGGACTCTGCCCCTACGCGAGATGCGCACCCATTTCACAGGCAGTGGGTTTCTGGGGCCTGTGGAAACAAAGGCTCCGGGATGCGGAGCCCCTTTATCTTAGGGTACAAAGAAGAaagttttcctccctcccctcttttccACCCGGTTCCCCCGTCCGATTCTAAAGTATTGGCGGCAAAGAGTGCATGACGGGTATTCGGTGTCAGGTGCAGCGCAGGAGCGTGCAGTTACTTTATGAACCTGGCGAAGCGCATTGTAGTGGTCGGACCCAGGTTCAAACTCGGGCCTCTCCACCACCAGCCCGGCGCCCTTTCTTGTAGTGGTGA
This portion of the Vulpes lagopus strain Blue_001 chromosome 2, ASM1834538v1, whole genome shotgun sequence genome encodes:
- the NOP10 gene encoding H/ACA ribonucleoprotein complex subunit 3; the protein is MFLQYYLDEQGQRVYTLKKLDPMGQQTCSAHPARFSPDDKYSRHRVTVKKRFKVLMTQQPRPVL